Proteins co-encoded in one Prosthecobacter algae genomic window:
- a CDS encoding Gfo/Idh/MocA family oxidoreductase — protein MPRPLSSRRQFLTQSSLAAGAAFGFPAIVSSRSPNAKVNLAFIGVGGRGAANIQALVGTSLYPSKAKNAKTDSPPPAPQEPTENVVAICDVNGMNLDMAASAFPKAKAYRDFRKLYEGSKDFDAVVVSTTEHTHAYATLPALLMGKPVYCEKPLTRDVAEARLITEAAAKAGVATQMGTQIHGLPNYRRVVELIQSGAIGKVTDAHVCVSRAWGLQTKEEAEANKDIVFVTERPREEQTPPPYLDWDLWLGPAPYRPYNEIYFPGPKWYRWWDFGNGTMSDLGSHWNDLPFWALNLDAPLSVEAFGPEPHSEIAPASMSATYEYAARGPRAACKVHWHQGSAKPEVWKNDPFISKWNSGVLFIGDKGMLLSDYNKHVLLPEADFKDFQPPAPFIPDSPGQHIEWLNAIKNGSPTASPFSYAGPLSEANHLGNVAFRSGGKILWDAKAMKITNNEAANRFLSRTPRAGWKL, from the coding sequence ATGCCTCGCCCACTTTCCTCTCGTCGCCAGTTTTTGACTCAAAGCTCACTCGCGGCCGGAGCGGCCTTTGGGTTCCCAGCGATCGTCAGTTCACGGTCGCCCAATGCCAAGGTGAACCTCGCCTTCATCGGAGTCGGGGGACGCGGTGCGGCCAATATCCAGGCTCTCGTTGGCACTTCCCTGTATCCGTCGAAAGCCAAAAATGCCAAGACGGACTCCCCTCCACCCGCTCCTCAAGAGCCCACGGAAAACGTCGTGGCCATCTGCGATGTCAATGGCATGAACCTGGACATGGCGGCCAGTGCATTCCCAAAGGCGAAGGCATATCGCGACTTCCGCAAACTTTACGAAGGTTCCAAAGACTTCGATGCCGTCGTCGTCAGCACCACCGAGCACACCCACGCCTACGCCACGCTGCCAGCCCTGCTCATGGGCAAGCCCGTCTATTGTGAAAAGCCGCTGACTCGCGATGTGGCCGAGGCACGCCTCATCACCGAAGCGGCAGCCAAGGCCGGAGTCGCCACCCAGATGGGGACGCAGATCCATGGCCTGCCTAACTACCGACGTGTGGTCGAATTGATCCAGAGTGGAGCCATCGGCAAGGTCACCGACGCCCACGTCTGTGTCTCCCGCGCCTGGGGCCTGCAAACCAAGGAAGAGGCCGAGGCGAACAAGGATATCGTCTTTGTGACCGAGCGCCCAAGAGAAGAGCAGACTCCCCCGCCTTATCTCGATTGGGATCTCTGGCTGGGCCCCGCTCCGTATCGCCCCTACAACGAAATCTATTTCCCTGGGCCCAAGTGGTATCGCTGGTGGGACTTCGGCAACGGTACCATGTCAGACCTCGGCAGCCATTGGAATGACCTGCCTTTCTGGGCACTGAATCTGGATGCGCCGCTGAGCGTGGAGGCCTTCGGTCCTGAGCCGCACTCTGAGATTGCTCCGGCCTCCATGTCTGCCACTTATGAATACGCAGCGCGTGGCCCGCGTGCCGCCTGCAAGGTCCACTGGCACCAGGGAAGCGCCAAACCAGAAGTGTGGAAAAACGATCCCTTCATCAGCAAGTGGAACAGCGGCGTCCTCTTCATCGGCGATAAGGGCATGCTGCTGTCTGACTACAACAAACACGTCCTGCTGCCTGAGGCCGACTTTAAGGACTTCCAGCCTCCGGCACCTTTCATCCCGGACTCTCCCGGCCAGCACATCGAGTGGCTGAATGCGATCAAGAACGGCAGCCCGACCGCCAGCCCCTTCAGCTATGCAGGCCCCCTCAGCGAGGCCAACCATCTGGGCAACGTCGCCTTCCGCTCCGGCGGCAAGATCCTCTGGGATGCCAAGGCGATGAAGATCACCAACAACGAAGCCGCCAACCGCTTCCTCAGCCGCACTCCGCGTGCAGGATGGAAACTTTAA
- a CDS encoding PQQ-binding-like beta-propeller repeat protein — protein MRLLLPLLAVTSIAAAEDWPEFRGPTHQGQTLTKGLPTEWSPSVNKNILWKAPVPGVGWSSPVVIGDRVYLTTAVIQGGVEKPDAERSLRALCLQAADGKVVWDQEIFIQPKDAPAVHKKNSHASPTPVYEEGKLYVHFGHQGSACLNAADGSVVWKTQSFGYKPVHGNGGSPVIEGGLFIFNADAETDPAVIALDKTTGAQVWKFARVSDAKNKFSFSTPLVIEVNGQRQLISAGSGVVNALDPLTGTEIWKARYDQGYSVVPRPLFANGMIYIGTGYNKPMALAIRADGKGDVTDTHIAWKIEKFVPHNPSMVIVGEEIYFVADNGVLTCADAKTGTVHYQERCTGPISASILHADGKLYLQDEKGLGVIVQPGKTFRILAKNDLAERSLASYAVIEDDFLIRTESHLWRIGTK, from the coding sequence ATGCGTCTCCTTCTCCCTCTCCTGGCTGTCACTTCCATCGCTGCTGCTGAAGACTGGCCCGAATTTCGCGGGCCCACTCACCAGGGCCAGACTTTGACCAAGGGCCTGCCCACGGAATGGAGTCCCTCCGTGAACAAGAACATCCTTTGGAAGGCCCCGGTTCCGGGTGTGGGGTGGTCCTCTCCTGTGGTGATCGGGGACCGCGTTTATCTCACCACCGCCGTCATTCAGGGCGGGGTGGAAAAGCCGGATGCGGAGCGCAGCCTGCGGGCCCTTTGCCTCCAGGCGGCGGATGGCAAGGTGGTGTGGGATCAGGAAATCTTCATCCAGCCTAAGGACGCTCCGGCCGTGCATAAAAAGAACAGCCATGCCAGCCCCACGCCTGTCTATGAAGAGGGTAAATTGTACGTCCACTTTGGCCATCAGGGCAGTGCTTGCCTGAATGCGGCGGATGGCAGCGTGGTCTGGAAAACCCAGTCTTTTGGCTACAAGCCAGTGCATGGCAATGGCGGCAGCCCCGTCATCGAAGGTGGCTTGTTCATCTTCAATGCCGATGCCGAAACTGATCCCGCCGTGATCGCCTTGGATAAAACCACCGGTGCCCAAGTCTGGAAATTTGCCCGCGTCAGCGATGCCAAAAATAAGTTCTCCTTCAGCACGCCTCTGGTGATCGAAGTCAATGGCCAGCGCCAACTCATCAGCGCAGGCAGCGGGGTGGTGAATGCCCTGGATCCGCTGACGGGCACGGAAATCTGGAAGGCGCGTTATGACCAGGGCTACTCCGTCGTTCCGCGCCCTTTGTTTGCCAATGGCATGATCTACATCGGCACGGGTTATAACAAACCCATGGCCCTCGCCATTCGTGCCGATGGCAAAGGGGATGTCACCGACACTCACATCGCCTGGAAGATCGAGAAGTTCGTCCCGCACAATCCCAGCATGGTTATCGTGGGGGAGGAGATCTACTTCGTGGCCGACAACGGCGTGCTCACCTGCGCCGATGCCAAGACGGGCACCGTTCATTACCAGGAGCGCTGCACCGGCCCCATCAGCGCCTCCATCCTGCATGCCGATGGCAAGCTCTACCTCCAGGATGAAAAGGGCCTCGGCGTGATTGTCCAGCCCGGCAAGACCTTCCGCATCCTGGCAAAGAACGACCTCGCCGAACGCTCCCTGGCCTCCTACGCGGTGATCGAAGATGACTTCCTCATTCGCACGGAAAGCCACCTGTGGCGCATCGGGACGAAGTAG
- a CDS encoding ABC-F family ATP-binding cassette domain-containing protein: MLSVSNVSKTYAGRTLFSGVSFHINRGEKIGLIGPNGAGKSTLFSLLLRETTPDDGLVTMEKNLDFGFLPQESAPIDDVTVLELATSHVHEHSRWEAEPKAKRILKGLAFRETDFDRNARTLSGGWVMRAHLARLLVQEPDLLLLDEPTNHLDLESLIWFQEYLQGYPGAILMISHDREFLNALTGAILEIAHSKVNRYRGNYDAYLLEKVAREEQMKGAFENQQKEIAKLQQWADRFKAKANFASRAQDKLKMIDRMEKLDGPAAAAKTVKFRFPQPPRSGQRVLTLKGLDFAYGETPVYAGLDLEVERGERIVLVGPNGAGKSTLLKLLAGALTPQAGKRELGHNVKMGYFAQYRGDVLNMKHTVLQSAMDLPSRPGENMCRTLLGSFLFHGDDVFKPVGVLSGGEKSRLALVRLLLDPPNLLLMDEPTTHLDMGSIDALIGALEDYEGTLVFISHDVHFIRGMAKGVIHIAGGVLTPYAGDYQYFLDKTKATSAREALTASLTNSQPGAWDAPKKAYAPPKSKEQKRLEAEARNNRAKGRKDLEKNVSRIEEELAALDKRKMELVEMLQDGAVYSDAVKFKALSKELEEIEPRVATKTTAWEKAAGELEALIAKEAAG, encoded by the coding sequence ATGCTCTCCGTTTCCAATGTCAGCAAGACCTATGCAGGCCGCACCCTCTTCAGCGGTGTGTCTTTTCACATCAATCGGGGTGAAAAGATCGGCCTCATTGGCCCCAATGGAGCTGGCAAGTCCACCTTGTTTTCCCTCCTGCTGCGCGAGACCACGCCCGACGACGGCCTGGTGACGATGGAAAAGAACTTGGACTTCGGTTTCCTGCCTCAGGAAAGCGCGCCTATTGATGACGTTACGGTTCTGGAATTGGCCACCAGCCACGTCCATGAGCACAGCCGCTGGGAGGCCGAACCAAAGGCCAAGCGCATCCTCAAAGGCTTGGCCTTCCGCGAGACGGACTTTGATCGCAATGCCCGCACCCTCAGCGGTGGCTGGGTGATGCGCGCGCATTTGGCCCGCCTGCTGGTGCAGGAGCCGGATCTGCTGCTGCTGGATGAGCCGACCAACCACCTGGACCTGGAATCCCTGATCTGGTTCCAAGAATACCTGCAGGGGTATCCGGGCGCGATCCTGATGATTTCACATGACCGTGAATTCCTCAACGCCCTCACCGGGGCCATCCTGGAAATCGCCCACAGCAAGGTGAACCGCTATCGCGGCAACTACGATGCGTACCTCCTCGAAAAGGTGGCGCGTGAGGAGCAGATGAAGGGCGCGTTTGAAAACCAGCAGAAGGAAATCGCCAAGCTCCAACAATGGGCGGACCGTTTCAAAGCCAAGGCCAACTTTGCCTCCCGTGCCCAGGACAAGCTGAAGATGATCGACCGCATGGAGAAGCTGGATGGCCCGGCGGCAGCGGCGAAAACGGTGAAGTTCCGTTTCCCCCAGCCTCCCCGCAGTGGCCAGCGTGTGCTGACCCTGAAGGGGCTCGACTTTGCTTATGGAGAGACGCCGGTTTACGCCGGGCTGGATCTCGAAGTGGAGCGTGGCGAGCGCATCGTCCTGGTGGGGCCGAACGGTGCTGGCAAATCTACTTTGCTGAAATTGCTCGCAGGGGCTTTGACCCCGCAGGCGGGCAAGCGCGAGCTGGGCCACAATGTGAAAATGGGTTACTTTGCCCAGTATCGTGGCGATGTGCTGAACATGAAGCACACGGTGCTGCAGTCCGCCATGGACCTGCCCAGTCGCCCGGGTGAAAACATGTGCCGCACCTTGTTAGGCTCTTTCCTTTTCCACGGTGACGATGTTTTCAAACCTGTGGGTGTGCTGAGTGGGGGCGAGAAATCCCGCCTTGCCCTGGTGCGCCTGCTTCTGGACCCGCCGAATCTGCTGCTCATGGATGAGCCGACGACGCATTTGGACATGGGCAGCATTGATGCGCTCATTGGCGCCCTTGAGGACTATGAAGGCACCCTCGTCTTCATCAGCCATGACGTGCACTTCATCCGTGGCATGGCGAAAGGCGTGATTCACATCGCAGGTGGTGTGCTCACCCCGTATGCGGGGGACTACCAGTATTTCCTGGATAAAACGAAGGCCACCTCTGCCCGCGAAGCCCTGACCGCCAGCCTGACGAACAGCCAGCCCGGTGCCTGGGACGCTCCCAAAAAGGCTTATGCCCCGCCAAAGTCGAAAGAGCAAAAGCGTCTGGAGGCAGAAGCCCGGAACAATCGCGCCAAAGGCAGAAAGGACCTGGAGAAAAACGTCTCCCGCATCGAGGAAGAACTCGCTGCGCTGGACAAACGCAAGATGGAGCTGGTTGAGATGCTTCAGGACGGAGCCGTCTATTCCGACGCCGTTAAATTCAAAGCCCTGAGCAAGGAGCTGGAAGAGATCGAGCCTCGGGTCGCCACCAAAACCACGGCTTGGGAAAAGGCCGCAGGTGAACTGGAAGCCCTGATTGCGAAAGAGGCCGCGGGTTGA
- a CDS encoding SWIB/MDM2 domain-containing protein, whose translation MKPVQPDEVLAAVVGSTPLSRGELTKKVWDYIKAKGLQDEKKKTLINADAALKAVFGGKEQVTMFEMTKLISGHVK comes from the coding sequence ATGAAACCCGTCCAGCCGGATGAAGTCCTCGCTGCTGTCGTTGGTTCCACTCCCCTTTCCCGTGGCGAACTGACCAAAAAAGTTTGGGACTACATCAAGGCCAAAGGTCTCCAGGACGAAAAGAAAAAGACTCTGATCAACGCAGACGCAGCCCTGAAGGCCGTCTTCGGTGGTAAAGAGCAGGTGACCATGTTCGAGATGACCAAGCTGATCTCCGGTCATGTGAAGTAA
- a CDS encoding GIY-YIG nuclease family protein encodes MPDPLPPAEPKPWCLYVLRCRDGSLYCGITNDLHRRLDMHREGKGAKYTRGRGPLWLLGSWVHGDMPAALKAERVFKALRRAQKEKWLEANLQPS; translated from the coding sequence ATGCCCGACCCGCTCCCTCCAGCCGAACCCAAGCCCTGGTGCCTGTATGTGCTGCGCTGCCGGGATGGCAGCCTGTATTGCGGCATCACCAATGATCTGCATCGGAGGCTGGACATGCACCGCGAAGGCAAGGGGGCGAAATACACACGGGGCAGGGGGCCTTTGTGGCTGCTGGGCTCCTGGGTGCATGGGGACATGCCTGCGGCGCTGAAGGCGGAGCGCGTCTTCAAGGCCCTGCGCCGCGCCCAAAAAGAAAAATGGCTGGAGGCGAACCTCCAGCCATCTTGA
- a CDS encoding cob(I)yrinic acid a,c-diamide adenosyltransferase → MSIATRRGDQGETDLLFGQRTSKSHPRVHALGAVDELNAALGPVRIAALKPETREIMEKVQPLLISLMGELATPPGLEAKYAATHKPFETAHVLWLDEWVAKLEAGGALQFKGWALPGEAGVMSGAYADLARTACRRAERHVVDLLGTDQEVPNQEVVRFLNRLADVLWLLARWEERQAN, encoded by the coding sequence ATGTCCATTGCCACCCGTCGAGGCGACCAGGGGGAGACCGATCTCCTCTTTGGCCAGCGCACCTCCAAGTCCCACCCTCGTGTCCACGCCCTCGGGGCGGTGGATGAACTGAACGCCGCACTTGGCCCCGTGCGCATCGCAGCTCTGAAGCCAGAGACCCGGGAGATCATGGAAAAGGTACAGCCCCTGCTCATCAGCCTGATGGGGGAACTGGCTACGCCCCCTGGGCTAGAGGCCAAATATGCGGCCACGCACAAGCCTTTCGAAACAGCTCACGTTCTTTGGCTGGATGAATGGGTGGCCAAGCTGGAAGCAGGCGGTGCCCTGCAATTCAAAGGCTGGGCCCTGCCCGGTGAAGCCGGGGTGATGAGCGGTGCTTATGCCGACCTCGCCCGCACCGCCTGCCGCCGTGCCGAGAGGCATGTGGTGGACCTCTTGGGCACCGACCAGGAAGTGCCGAACCAAGAGGTGGTCCGTTTTCTAAACCGACTGGCCGATGTGCTGTGGCTGCTGGCTCGCTGGGAAGAACGGCAGGCAAACTGA
- a CDS encoding FtsW/RodA/SpoVE family cell cycle protein encodes MTPLFKKFLGINWILILTMLGLLAFGVYAIYNASYFRDDSGVLKLHLKWKDQMRWIGLGLPFLLGAALIDYKWVRWACVPMYLAGLGGLVYLQLYGVEVKGNLAWVTIAGQNVQPSQFAIMSGIVMLAVVFGELPRMWPVFRRPWLRLIVAGIVAGIPAAMVIKEDLGSGLVWGPVFLSMMLVGSIPFRYMITLILGALCIIPIVYFFVLKPYQQARIDTTWYMITNQMDKVDTRGDGWVPTFVQIAVASAGFEGKGPMSEKVPDHGTIHRQFFPSTEAHSDFIFGVICEEFGFRGAVLLLTGIALLLIQGIFMAFYSRDQVGRLLVVGVVAMFFAHTFQNAGMNLGMLPVIGLPLPFISYGGTFMIVTLFLVGMMQSVWVHRNISPVRKKTVGGREIRDDDDED; translated from the coding sequence ATGACACCCCTTTTCAAAAAGTTCCTCGGCATCAACTGGATCTTGATCCTGACGATGCTGGGCCTGCTCGCCTTCGGCGTGTACGCCATTTACAATGCCTCATACTTCCGGGATGACTCCGGGGTGCTCAAGCTGCACCTCAAATGGAAGGACCAGATGCGCTGGATTGGCCTAGGGCTACCCTTCTTGCTAGGGGCGGCGTTGATCGACTACAAATGGGTCCGCTGGGCCTGTGTGCCCATGTATCTGGCAGGTCTAGGCGGCCTCGTTTATCTGCAACTTTACGGAGTGGAGGTGAAAGGAAACCTAGCCTGGGTCACCATCGCTGGGCAAAATGTCCAGCCTTCTCAGTTTGCCATCATGTCCGGCATTGTGATGCTGGCCGTGGTCTTTGGCGAGCTTCCGCGCATGTGGCCAGTCTTCAGACGCCCGTGGTTGCGGCTGATTGTGGCGGGCATCGTGGCAGGTATTCCTGCGGCCATGGTCATTAAAGAGGATTTGGGTTCCGGCTTGGTATGGGGACCAGTTTTCCTCTCCATGATGCTGGTGGGCAGCATTCCTTTCCGTTACATGATTACCCTCATCCTGGGGGCCTTGTGCATCATCCCCATCGTCTATTTCTTTGTACTAAAGCCATACCAGCAGGCACGTATCGACACCACCTGGTACATGATCACCAACCAGATGGACAAGGTAGACACCCGGGGAGACGGCTGGGTGCCGACATTTGTGCAGATCGCTGTGGCATCGGCCGGATTTGAAGGCAAAGGCCCCATGTCTGAAAAAGTACCTGACCATGGAACCATCCACCGGCAGTTCTTTCCCTCCACCGAGGCACACAGCGACTTCATCTTTGGGGTGATTTGCGAGGAATTCGGCTTCCGCGGGGCCGTATTGTTACTGACGGGCATTGCACTGCTATTGATACAAGGTATCTTCATGGCCTTTTATTCCAGAGACCAAGTTGGAAGGCTGCTGGTCGTAGGCGTGGTGGCCATGTTCTTTGCACACACTTTCCAAAATGCGGGCATGAACCTGGGCATGCTGCCGGTGATTGGTCTTCCCCTGCCCTTTATCAGCTACGGGGGCACCTTCATGATCGTCACGCTTTTCCTCGTGGGCATGATGCAGAGCGTCTGGGTGCACCGAAACATTTCCCCTGTGAGGAAGAAGACCGTCGGCGGGCGTGAAATCCGCGACGATGATGATGAAGATTGA
- a CDS encoding redoxin domain-containing protein yields MALSVGSSAPDFTVTTLGANGPELFKLSENIGASNILLLFVPMAFTGVCTTEFCELSKGINAYTSLNAKVIGISGDNPFAQKAWAEKEGITLQLLSDYDHKITEAYGVAYESFLPAKNLIMGGVPKRSAFIIDKAGVVQYAEVLESPGDLPNFTAIQAKLKELA; encoded by the coding sequence ATGGCACTCTCTGTCGGCTCTTCCGCCCCTGATTTCACCGTCACCACCCTCGGCGCCAATGGCCCTGAGCTTTTCAAGCTGTCCGAAAACATCGGCGCTTCCAACATCCTCCTTCTGTTCGTGCCGATGGCCTTCACAGGCGTTTGCACCACTGAGTTCTGCGAGCTGTCGAAAGGCATCAATGCTTACACCTCCCTGAATGCCAAAGTCATCGGCATCAGCGGTGACAATCCCTTCGCTCAGAAAGCCTGGGCCGAGAAGGAAGGCATCACCCTGCAACTCCTCAGCGATTACGATCACAAGATCACCGAAGCCTATGGCGTCGCTTATGAAAGCTTCCTCCCTGCCAAAAACCTGATCATGGGCGGTGTGCCAAAGCGTTCCGCCTTCATCATCGACAAGGCTGGCGTGGTCCAGTATGCCGAAGTTCTGGAAAGCCCCGGCGATCTGCCAAACTTCACCGCCATCCAGGCGAAGCTGAAGGAACTGGCCTAA